In Streptosporangiales bacterium, the genomic stretch CGAGGCCGGGCGCCAGCACGGCGAGCAGGACCACCCACCACGCGGTGTACGGGATCGCCGCCCACGGGCGGCGCCGGAGGCCCGACCGCCGGGTGAACGGCCAGAACACCCCGACGTAGACGAGGTGGGCCAGCAGGAACGCCGCCAGCCCGACGAGGAACCAGACGTCGCGCGGCACGTTGAGGGCGAGGTCGCCGGCCCAGGCGAGGACCAGGGCGATCGCCGTGCCCCAGGTCCAGTGGCCGCGGTGCTCCCCCGCGAGCACGAGGAGCGCGAGCGCGAGCGTCGGCATGAGCAGGACCTTGGTGACGGTGCCGAGCCCGTCGACCGCGGCGGCCAACGCGACCAGGTGGATGACGCCGGCGGCGGCGTACGGCACGAGGGCCAGGAGCCGCCGGTCGCCGGTCACCCCTTGACCTGGAGGGCCTTGATCGTGCCGAACGCGGGTACGTACAGGTCGAGGTCGTCGCGGTGCTGCTCCGGTGCCGTGAAGTAGAACCAGACGTCGGCGGACTCACCCTCCGCGAGGGATGTCGGCATGCTCGACCTGATCGGCTCGCCCTTGCCGGTGACGTAGTAGCGCAGCTTCGTGCCGCCCTGCTCGTCGAAGAGCACCGTGTCGGACGCGTCGTCGCTCACCGTGGTGTCGCCGCTGAAGAGGTAGGGCACGCCGGAGTACCCCGTGCTGTCGGCCGGGAGGGACACCGCGGTGACCCGCACGCGGACGTACACGAACGGTCCGTGTTCGTCGACGTTCATGACGTCGAGCTGGATCCTGTTGTCACCCTCGTCGCTGGTGAAGGTGCGCTCGACGGCGGCGCGGGAGCCCGCCGCCTCGGGCCCCTTGGCCGGCGGGGCGATCTCGGTGCCGGGGACGGAGATGTCGGTCGGCTCCGTCTCCTCGCCCGGCTCGTCCTTGGTGGTCGTGTAGGTGACGGTGACGCGCCGGTTCCTCGCCTTGTCGGCCGGCGAACGCTCGGGGTCGACCGCGAGGGCCGTCTCCCCCTTGCCCACCGGCTTCAGCGTCGTGCCGGTGCCGCTGAGCCGCGAGGTCAGCGCCTCGGTCACCGCCGTCGCCCGCTTCGTC encodes the following:
- a CDS encoding OmpA family protein, with protein sequence MTRAALRRGAALAVVAMLVASPGTAGAETPTPTVWKSPGAGAKSARPIPITGTSVSMQERREPLVLIDEKRTGKKRALTLSADVLFAKDSADLGPASNETLDEVAKRIRESGAKGPVEVTGHTDTDGTSAHNLDLSTKRATAVTEALTSRLSGTGTTLKPVGKGETALAVDPERSPADKARNRRVTVTYTTTKDEPGEETEPTDISVPGTEIAPPAKGPEAAGSRAAVERTFTSDEGDNRIQLDVMNVDEHGPFVYVRVRVTAVSLPADSTGYSGVPYLFSGDTTVSDDASDTVLFDEQGGTKLRYYVTGKGEPIRSSMPTSLAEGESADVWFYFTAPEQHRDDLDLYVPAFGTIKALQVKG
- a CDS encoding lysoplasmalogenase, with translation MTGDRRLLALVPYAAAGVIHLVALAAAVDGLGTVTKVLLMPTLALALLVLAGEHRGHWTWGTAIALVLAWAGDLALNVPRDVWFLVGLAAFLLAHLVYVGVFWPFTRRSGLRRRPWAAIPYTAWWVVLLAVLAPGLGDLVVPVAIYGLVLGASATVAVGVNRTVAWGAGIFLVSDSLLALHRYADWFAVPQPDVWVMATYIAGQGLIVLGLVRAGRARPARRLRPSDARS